A single genomic interval of Oceanithermus profundus DSM 14977 harbors:
- the hemG gene encoding protoporphyrinogen oxidase, translated as MKKAAVVGGGMAGLAAAYYLQRAAEAAGRPLQVVLFESDRRLGGKVRSVQSGPYRLEGGPDAVVRYKPWFLDLVRELGLEGEVVGTTPAKPAALIFKGGRGYPLPEGLNVVIPSRLGPLVRTPLLSPAGKLRAALDLFLPRGPEGDEPFGAFVQRRLGREVWENLAAPLTGGIYGGDPYELSTLAAFPMLKELEARSRSLILGSLRAMRRRRGSREGGSLFASLQGGLGRVVEALTRAADRVDWRLGAPVERLEYGEGRWQLFGPWGTEGFDALVLAVPARVAGELLEPLDAELAAPLREIPYGDTATVTLAFDRGRFPEVVGHGILVAAGEGTRARGFTWLSRKWAGRAPDGKLLVRAYFSGAGAELDEKGLVDAARSDLERILGPIPDHEAVWTYRWKAGMPQYTVGHLDRVRRIEAARSRWPGLELIGAAYRGVGLPEVVRDGRDAAARTLDHLAREP; from the coding sequence GTGAAGAAAGCGGCGGTGGTCGGCGGCGGCATGGCCGGGCTGGCGGCGGCCTACTACCTGCAACGCGCCGCGGAAGCGGCCGGCCGGCCCCTGCAGGTCGTGCTCTTCGAGTCGGACCGGCGGCTGGGGGGCAAGGTCCGTTCGGTGCAGTCCGGCCCTTACCGGCTCGAGGGCGGCCCCGACGCGGTGGTCCGCTACAAGCCCTGGTTCCTCGACCTGGTGCGCGAGCTGGGGCTCGAGGGCGAGGTGGTGGGCACCACCCCCGCCAAGCCCGCCGCCCTGATCTTCAAGGGCGGCCGCGGCTACCCGCTGCCCGAAGGCCTGAACGTCGTCATCCCCTCGCGCCTCGGCCCGCTCGTGCGCACGCCGCTGCTCTCGCCGGCGGGTAAGCTGCGCGCGGCGCTCGACCTCTTCCTGCCGCGCGGCCCCGAAGGCGACGAGCCCTTCGGCGCCTTCGTGCAACGCAGGCTCGGGCGCGAGGTCTGGGAGAACCTGGCGGCCCCGCTGACCGGAGGCATCTACGGCGGCGACCCCTACGAGCTCTCGACCCTCGCCGCCTTCCCCATGCTCAAGGAGCTTGAGGCCCGCAGCCGCTCGCTCATCCTTGGCTCCCTGCGCGCCATGCGGCGGCGCCGGGGCAGCCGCGAGGGCGGGAGCCTCTTCGCCTCCCTGCAAGGAGGGCTGGGCCGGGTCGTCGAGGCGCTGACCCGCGCCGCCGACCGGGTGGACTGGCGCTTGGGCGCCCCCGTGGAACGCCTCGAATACGGCGAGGGTCGTTGGCAGCTCTTCGGACCCTGGGGCACCGAGGGTTTCGACGCCCTCGTCCTGGCCGTCCCGGCCCGCGTGGCGGGGGAGCTGCTCGAGCCGCTGGACGCCGAGCTGGCCGCGCCGCTGCGGGAGATCCCCTACGGGGACACCGCCACGGTCACCCTGGCCTTCGACCGCGGCCGCTTCCCCGAGGTCGTGGGGCACGGGATCCTCGTCGCCGCCGGCGAAGGCACCCGGGCCCGCGGCTTTACCTGGCTCAGCCGCAAGTGGGCCGGACGGGCCCCGGACGGCAAGCTGCTCGTGCGCGCCTATTTCTCGGGAGCGGGGGCCGAGCTCGACGAGAAGGGGCTCGTCGACGCGGCCCGCAGCGACCTGGAACGCATCCTCGGCCCCATCCCCGACCACGAAGCCGTCTGGACCTACCGCTGGAAGGCCGGGATGCCCCAGTACACCGTGGGGCACCTGGACCGGGTGCGCCGCATCGAAGCGGCCCGCAGCCGCTGGCCCGGGCTCGAGCTCATCGGCGCCGCCTACCGCGGCGTCGGGCTGCCGGAAGTGGTGCGCGACGGCCGCGACGCCGCCGCCCGCACCCTCGATCACCTCGCCCGGGAACCCTGA
- the lysS gene encoding lysine--tRNA ligase, with the protein MRPPPDQLKQRLANLEALVEAGFEPFPYRYEKTHDAAQILEAHAGAAPEQAWPEERVRVAGRLVSLRRMGKVTFAHLLDESGRIQLYLSRDATEQYRLLKKLDIGDIVGAEGTVFTTKTGEVTVAVERWQPLVKALRPLPDKWHGIKDKEVRYRQRYLDLIVNPEVRDVFRTRARVVRHIRRFLEERGFLEVETPVILPTAGGTEARPFKTFHNALAHEFELRISLELPLKKLLVGGFEKVFELGRVFRNEGIDAQHNPEFTMLEAYWAYADYQDMAEMTEAMLSSLVQELTGGYTLAYQGRTIDFTPPFRRLSFVEVLREKAGLDFDPLDLDRLRIWADAKHPELIEVPSYKLLDKLFELYVEEELHDPTFVFDFPAVISPLAKKHREREGLTERWDLFVAGMELAPAYSELNDPLDQRERFEEQARRREGGDEEAHRVDEDFLTALEHGMPPAGGMGLGIDRLTMILADQPSIRDVILFPLLRPRAPEGEGEAPEN; encoded by the coding sequence ATGCGGCCGCCCCCCGACCAGCTCAAGCAACGCCTCGCCAATCTGGAAGCCTTGGTCGAGGCCGGGTTCGAACCCTTCCCGTACCGCTACGAGAAGACCCACGACGCGGCGCAGATCCTCGAGGCCCACGCCGGCGCCGCACCCGAGCAGGCCTGGCCCGAGGAGCGCGTCCGCGTCGCCGGCCGCCTGGTCAGCCTGCGGCGGATGGGGAAGGTGACCTTCGCCCACCTGCTCGACGAGAGCGGCCGCATCCAGCTTTACCTGAGCCGCGACGCCACCGAGCAGTACCGCCTGCTCAAGAAGCTCGACATCGGCGACATCGTCGGCGCCGAGGGCACCGTCTTCACCACCAAGACCGGCGAGGTCACCGTCGCCGTCGAGCGGTGGCAGCCCCTCGTAAAGGCGCTGCGCCCGCTGCCCGACAAGTGGCACGGCATCAAGGACAAGGAGGTGCGCTACCGCCAGCGCTACCTCGACCTGATCGTCAACCCCGAGGTGCGCGACGTCTTCCGCACCCGCGCCCGGGTAGTCCGGCACATCCGCCGCTTCCTCGAGGAGCGCGGCTTCCTCGAGGTGGAGACGCCGGTCATCCTGCCCACGGCCGGGGGCACCGAGGCGCGGCCCTTCAAGACCTTTCACAACGCGCTCGCCCACGAGTTCGAGCTGCGCATCTCGCTCGAACTCCCCCTCAAGAAGCTGCTCGTCGGCGGCTTCGAGAAGGTCTTCGAACTGGGCCGGGTCTTCCGTAACGAGGGCATCGACGCCCAGCACAACCCCGAGTTCACGATGCTCGAGGCCTACTGGGCCTACGCCGACTACCAAGACATGGCGGAAATGACCGAGGCCATGCTTTCGAGCCTGGTGCAGGAGCTGACGGGCGGCTACACCCTCGCGTACCAAGGCCGGACGATCGACTTCACGCCTCCCTTCCGCCGACTCTCCTTCGTGGAGGTGCTGCGCGAGAAGGCGGGGCTCGACTTCGACCCCCTCGACCTCGACCGCCTGCGCATCTGGGCCGACGCCAAGCACCCCGAGCTGATCGAGGTGCCCAGCTACAAGCTCCTCGACAAGCTCTTCGAGCTCTACGTCGAGGAGGAGCTGCACGACCCCACCTTCGTCTTCGACTTCCCCGCGGTGATCAGCCCGCTGGCCAAGAAGCACCGCGAGCGGGAGGGCCTGACCGAGCGCTGGGACCTCTTCGTCGCGGGGATGGAGCTGGCGCCGGCCTATTCCGAGCTCAACGACCCGCTGGACCAGCGCGAGCGCTTCGAGGAGCAGGCGCGCCGCCGCGAAGGGGGCGACGAGGAGGCCCACCGCGTCGACGAGGACTTCCTCACCGCCCTCGAGCACGGCATGCCCCCGGCGGGCGGCATGGGGCTGGGCATCGACCGCCTGACGATGATCCTCGCCGACCAGCCCTCGATCCGCGACGTCATCCTCTTCCCGCTGCTGCGCCCGCGGGCGCCGGAGGGCGAGGGCGAAGCGCCGGAAAACTGA
- the hemE gene encoding uroporphyrinogen decarboxylase, protein MTYVNDVFLRAARGEPTPYTPVWFMRQAGRYQPEYRKIRERYTLPEIVRHPEVTAEVTRLPVQQFGFDAAILFADITTPLYGMGFDLDIVEGKGPVIHNPIDTPEDVRRIHLFSAEAHTPFVLEAIRILKAELEVPLIGFAGAPFTLASYLIEGGPSKNFVKVKGFMYAEEEAWDLLMRTLTNAMVEYLSAQARAGADALQVFDSWVGRLTRHDYERYVAPHMRRLFEALKPLGVPVVHFGTQTMHLLSPMAEAGGDVIGVDTTTPLDWARDRLGARPVQGNLDPTLLFAPEPVLARGVEAVLSANAGRPGHIFNLGHGILPGTPPDAVRRAVELVHSLSEVRA, encoded by the coding sequence ATCACGTACGTGAACGACGTCTTTCTCCGCGCCGCCAGGGGCGAGCCCACGCCCTACACCCCGGTCTGGTTCATGCGCCAGGCCGGTCGTTACCAACCGGAATACCGCAAGATCCGTGAACGTTACACCCTGCCCGAGATCGTGCGCCACCCGGAGGTCACCGCCGAGGTGACGCGGCTACCGGTGCAGCAGTTCGGGTTCGACGCGGCCATCCTCTTCGCCGACATCACCACCCCCCTCTACGGCATGGGCTTCGACCTCGACATCGTCGAGGGCAAGGGGCCCGTGATCCACAATCCCATCGACACCCCCGAGGACGTGCGCCGCATCCACCTCTTCTCGGCCGAGGCCCACACCCCCTTCGTGCTCGAGGCCATTCGCATCCTCAAGGCCGAGCTCGAGGTGCCCCTGATCGGCTTCGCCGGAGCGCCGTTCACCCTCGCGAGCTACCTGATCGAGGGGGGGCCCAGCAAGAACTTCGTCAAGGTCAAGGGCTTCATGTACGCCGAAGAGGAGGCCTGGGACCTGCTGATGCGCACGCTCACGAACGCGATGGTCGAGTACCTGAGCGCCCAGGCCCGGGCCGGAGCGGACGCACTCCAGGTCTTCGACAGCTGGGTGGGCCGCCTGACGCGGCACGACTACGAGCGCTACGTCGCCCCGCACATGCGGCGGCTCTTCGAGGCCCTGAAGCCCCTGGGCGTCCCCGTCGTTCACTTCGGCACCCAGACGATGCACCTCCTCAGCCCCATGGCCGAGGCCGGGGGGGACGTCATCGGCGTGGACACCACCACCCCGCTGGACTGGGCGCGCGACCGCTTGGGCGCCCGCCCGGTGCAGGGGAACCTCGACCCCACCCTCCTCTTCGCCCCCGAACCGGTCCTCGCCCGCGGCGTCGAAGCCGTCCTCTCGGCGAACGCCGGCCGCCCGGGGCACATCTTCAACCTGGGCCACGGCATCCTCCCGGGCACGCCGCCGGACGCGGTGCGCAGGGCGGTGGAGCTCGTCCACTCCCTGAGCGAGGTGCGCGCATGA
- a CDS encoding IMPACT family protein, which translates to MNPDRPLRTLAEPAGYEEEIKKSRFVCAAARADDPEEARLFLESVKDPAATHNCWAYKIGSAYRFADDGEPGGTAGQPILRAIEGHGLDHVVVVVTRYFGGVKLGAGGLARAYGGVAAECLRRARILEIQPKRRLQVAIPYALSAKLYPILVAAGARRLGEAYASDHLVWEVEVDAARVGELETALRDASKGSVRVQPLE; encoded by the coding sequence GTGAACCCGGACCGGCCGCTGCGCACCCTGGCGGAGCCCGCGGGCTACGAGGAGGAGATCAAGAAGAGCCGCTTCGTCTGCGCCGCCGCGCGCGCCGACGACCCCGAGGAGGCCCGGCTCTTCCTGGAGTCGGTGAAGGACCCCGCCGCGACCCACAACTGCTGGGCCTACAAGATCGGCTCCGCCTACCGCTTCGCCGACGACGGCGAACCGGGGGGCACCGCGGGGCAGCCCATCCTGCGGGCCATCGAGGGCCACGGCCTCGACCACGTCGTGGTGGTGGTGACCCGTTACTTCGGCGGCGTCAAGCTGGGGGCGGGCGGGTTGGCGCGCGCCTACGGCGGCGTCGCCGCCGAGTGCCTGCGGAGGGCGCGGATCCTCGAGATCCAGCCCAAGCGCCGCCTCCAGGTTGCGATCCCCTACGCCCTGAGCGCCAAGCTCTACCCGATCCTCGTCGCCGCCGGCGCCCGGCGGCTGGGGGAGGCCTACGCGAGCGATCACCTGGTCTGGGAGGTGGAGGTTGACGCCGCCCGGGTCGGTGAGCTGGAAACCGCGCTGCGCGACGCCAGCAAAGGCAGCGTGCGCGTGCAGCCGTTAGAATGA
- the sdaAA gene encoding L-serine ammonia-lyase, iron-sulfur-dependent, subunit alpha, translating to MPKTLRELARCPHAPSRCVLEDEVAASGRSEEEVLAPLRERLSVMRASITKGLATKAPSVAGMVGWNAQTLWEADDPLQAPLLKRVQAYAMAVNEENARMGRIVAAPTAGSAGTLPGALFGVADHLGIPEERLLMPVVLAAGVGQIISRTIFIAGASGGCQAEIGSSAAMAAAAVVELLEGTAAQAVHAAGLALQNTLGLVCDPVGGFVEVPCVMRNGFYAVHAVSAAQQALTGIESPIPADEVVLAMASIGRLLPPELKETGEGGLAQTPTGKKLAQQALGESDDPS from the coding sequence ATGCCCAAGACCCTGCGCGAACTCGCCCGATGCCCCCACGCGCCCTCGCGCTGCGTGCTGGAAGACGAGGTGGCCGCCTCGGGCCGCAGCGAGGAAGAAGTGCTCGCCCCGCTGCGCGAGCGGCTTTCGGTCATGCGCGCCTCGATCACGAAGGGGCTCGCCACCAAGGCGCCGAGCGTCGCCGGGATGGTGGGCTGGAACGCCCAGACCCTCTGGGAGGCGGACGATCCCCTGCAGGCCCCCTTGCTCAAGCGCGTGCAGGCCTACGCCATGGCCGTCAATGAGGAGAACGCCCGCATGGGCCGCATCGTCGCCGCCCCCACCGCCGGCAGCGCCGGCACCCTGCCCGGGGCGCTCTTCGGCGTCGCCGACCACCTGGGGATCCCCGAGGAACGGCTCTTGATGCCCGTGGTGCTGGCCGCGGGGGTGGGCCAGATCATCAGCCGCACCATCTTCATCGCCGGGGCCAGCGGCGGCTGCCAGGCCGAGATCGGCTCGAGCGCTGCCATGGCCGCCGCCGCGGTGGTCGAGCTGCTCGAGGGCACGGCCGCCCAGGCGGTGCACGCCGCGGGGCTGGCCCTGCAAAACACCCTGGGCCTCGTCTGCGACCCGGTGGGCGGGTTCGTGGAAGTGCCCTGCGTGATGCGCAACGGCTTCTACGCGGTGCACGCGGTCAGCGCCGCCCAGCAGGCGCTGACCGGCATCGAAAGCCCCATCCCCGCCGACGAGGTCGTCCTAGCCATGGCCAGCATCGGCCGGCTGCTGCCGCCGGAGCTGAAGGAGACGGGCGAGGGCGGCCTGGCCCAGACCCCCACGGGAAAGAAACTCGCCCAGCAGGCGCTCGGCGAGTCGGACGACCCGAGCTAG
- a CDS encoding GreA/GreB family elongation factor codes for MAREVKLTKAGYERLQLELAEEKKRLEEATRILQEQMESFEDYEDSGLEEAKREKAQIEARVDALEDILHRAVIIESAEGDKVTLGSVVVVQDEKTGESLTLQIVAPAEATVLEEPMRVSDESPLGKALLGRKEGDKVRVDTPSGKRRYRILSVGA; via the coding sequence ATGGCACGCGAGGTAAAACTGACCAAAGCAGGTTACGAGCGACTGCAGCTGGAACTGGCCGAAGAGAAGAAGCGCCTGGAGGAGGCCACCCGCATCCTTCAGGAGCAGATGGAGAGCTTCGAGGACTACGAAGATTCGGGGCTCGAGGAGGCCAAGCGCGAAAAGGCGCAGATCGAAGCCCGCGTCGACGCGCTCGAGGACATCCTGCACCGCGCGGTCATCATCGAGAGCGCCGAGGGCGACAAGGTCACCCTGGGTTCGGTCGTCGTCGTTCAGGACGAAAAGACCGGCGAGAGCCTGACCCTCCAGATCGTGGCCCCGGCCGAGGCGACGGTGCTCGAGGAACCCATGCGCGTCTCCGACGAGTCGCCCCTGGGCAAGGCGCTGCTGGGGCGCAAGGAGGGCGACAAGGTTCGGGTCGACACGCCCTCGGGCAAGCGGCGTTACCGCATCCTTTCCGTGGGTGCCTAA
- the hemH gene encoding ferrochelatase, with protein sequence MNVLLMYYGTPYDEGELADYYTDIRHGHAPPPALLEELRERYRLIGKSPLNEITFSLARKLEGELNRRLPRFTRGLATAPEPRDPRDDARVYVGAKHNAPYIAGAVRQMAEEGVDRAVAVVAAPHYSLRSIAEYRERVDLALDELGEPFTVRFVQEYYAHPGYVAAVAERVNRALWRIRDPERAVVYFTAHSIPLRSVEADGGVYPDQVEATAQAVAQRLGLPRWRVAWQSAGRTDEDWLGPDINDALREDAAAGLREAVVAAVGFPADHLEVFYDLDFEARQTAAELGVHLVRAESLNDADDYVAVLADLVERAWYEGAP encoded by the coding sequence ATGAACGTCCTGCTGATGTACTACGGAACCCCTTACGACGAGGGGGAGCTCGCCGACTACTACACCGACATCCGCCACGGCCACGCCCCTCCGCCCGCGCTGCTCGAGGAGCTGCGCGAGCGCTACCGCCTGATCGGCAAGAGCCCGCTCAACGAGATCACCTTCTCCCTCGCCCGCAAGCTCGAGGGCGAGCTGAACCGCCGCCTGCCGCGCTTTACCCGGGGGCTCGCCACCGCCCCCGAGCCGCGCGACCCCCGGGACGACGCGCGCGTCTACGTCGGGGCCAAGCACAACGCCCCCTACATCGCCGGGGCCGTACGCCAGATGGCCGAGGAAGGCGTGGACCGGGCGGTCGCGGTCGTCGCCGCCCCCCACTACTCGCTGCGCTCCATCGCCGAGTACCGCGAGCGCGTGGATCTGGCCCTGGACGAGCTGGGCGAGCCCTTCACGGTCCGCTTCGTTCAGGAGTACTACGCCCACCCGGGGTACGTGGCCGCCGTGGCCGAGCGCGTCAACCGCGCCCTGTGGCGGATCCGCGATCCGGAGCGCGCCGTCGTCTACTTCACGGCCCACTCCATCCCCCTCCGTTCCGTCGAGGCCGACGGCGGCGTCTACCCCGATCAGGTCGAGGCCACGGCGCAGGCGGTCGCGCAGCGGCTCGGGCTGCCCCGCTGGCGGGTGGCCTGGCAGTCGGCGGGCCGCACCGACGAGGACTGGCTCGGCCCCGACATCAACGACGCGCTGCGCGAGGACGCGGCCGCGGGGCTGCGGGAGGCCGTCGTGGCGGCCGTGGGGTTCCCGGCCGATCACCTCGAGGTCTTTTACGACCTCGACTTCGAGGCCCGTCAGACGGCGGCCGAGCTCGGGGTGCACCTGGTGCGCGCGGAAAGCCTTAACGACGCGGACGATTACGTCGCCGTGCTGGCCGACCTGGTCGAACGGGCCTGGTACGAGGGCGCGCCGTGA
- the polA gene encoding DNA polymerase I, with protein MNGVQQPGLFQSKPERIVLVDGHHLAFRSYYALKDAGLSTSSGEPVHAVYGFARTLLKLLREDGDCVIVVFDAPGPSFRHEEFAGYKAQRVAPPEDFKPQVEKIKQLVDLLGLVRLEVPGVEADDVLATLARRAEREGYEVVILTSDRDTYQLLTDRVVVVTPDERRITPDYLRQKYGVGPEQWVDYRALTGDPSDNIPGVRGVGAKTAAKLLARWGSLDRIYEHLDEVTPPGVRKKLEEGREAAFFSREISRMRADVPLDVDLTGCHRNEVDREGLRRFLLDLEFGTLLRELGLIQAPEAQEAAWPPPERAWLGYVFDRPEPMWAELGQLAAAWDERVAEGPARALELERFPQLDAVQAKDLTVWALREGVRARPGDDPLLLAYLYDPSNNQPASTVRRYGVGDWTDRARDRALAARWLWREMSDRLEGEERLWWLYREVERPLQGVLAAMERRGVKLDVDYLLALSQELAAELERLEAEIHRLAGHPFNLNSRDQLETVLYDELGLAAGRRTAKTGKRSTSASVLETLRGAHPIVEKILQYRELAKLKGTYLDPLPKLVHPRTGRLHTRFHQTGTATGRLSSSDPNLQNIPIRTEIGRRIRKGFVAGEGYLLVVADYSQIELRVLAHLSGDENLIRIFQEGRDIHTQTAAWMFGVEDVEVDPFRRRAAKTINFGVLYGMSAHRLSRELGIDYGEAQAFIDRYFDSYPGVRAFMERVLEEARERGYVETLFGRRRHVPELLSKARNVREAAERVAFNMPVQGTAADLIKLAMVKLAPRLEPLGAALLLQVHDELVVEAPEERAAETARVVKATMEEAWRLDVPLAVEVGVGRDWLEAK; from the coding sequence ATGAACGGCGTGCAGCAGCCCGGCCTCTTCCAAAGCAAACCCGAGCGCATCGTCCTGGTGGACGGCCACCACCTGGCCTTCCGCAGCTACTACGCACTCAAGGACGCGGGGCTCTCCACCAGCAGCGGCGAGCCCGTTCACGCGGTCTACGGCTTCGCCCGAACGCTGCTCAAACTGCTGCGCGAGGACGGCGACTGCGTGATCGTCGTATTCGACGCCCCGGGGCCCAGTTTCCGGCACGAGGAGTTCGCCGGCTACAAGGCCCAGCGGGTCGCCCCGCCCGAGGACTTCAAACCCCAGGTCGAGAAGATCAAGCAGCTCGTCGACCTCCTGGGGCTGGTGCGTCTCGAGGTGCCCGGAGTCGAGGCCGACGACGTGCTGGCCACCCTGGCCCGGCGCGCCGAGCGCGAGGGGTACGAGGTCGTCATCCTCACGAGCGACCGCGACACCTACCAGCTGCTCACGGACCGCGTCGTCGTCGTCACCCCCGACGAGCGCCGCATCACCCCCGACTACCTGCGCCAGAAGTACGGGGTCGGCCCCGAGCAGTGGGTCGACTACCGCGCCCTTACCGGCGATCCCTCGGACAACATTCCTGGCGTGCGCGGCGTCGGCGCCAAGACCGCGGCCAAGCTGCTCGCCCGGTGGGGCAGCCTCGACCGCATCTACGAGCACCTCGACGAGGTCACCCCGCCCGGCGTCCGCAAGAAGCTGGAAGAGGGCCGTGAGGCGGCGTTCTTTTCTCGGGAAATATCGCGCATGCGCGCGGACGTGCCGCTCGACGTCGACCTTACGGGCTGCCACCGCAACGAGGTGGACCGCGAGGGGCTGCGCCGTTTCCTGCTCGACCTGGAGTTCGGCACCCTGCTCCGGGAGCTGGGCCTGATCCAGGCCCCAGAGGCCCAGGAAGCCGCGTGGCCTCCGCCCGAACGGGCCTGGCTGGGCTACGTCTTCGACCGCCCCGAGCCGATGTGGGCCGAGCTGGGCCAGCTGGCCGCGGCCTGGGACGAGCGGGTGGCCGAGGGGCCGGCGCGCGCTCTCGAGCTCGAGCGCTTTCCCCAGCTCGACGCGGTCCAGGCGAAGGACCTGACCGTCTGGGCGTTGCGGGAGGGGGTGCGCGCCCGCCCCGGCGACGACCCGCTGCTGCTCGCCTACCTCTACGACCCCAGCAACAACCAGCCCGCGAGCACGGTGCGCCGCTACGGCGTGGGCGACTGGACCGACCGCGCCCGTGACCGCGCCCTCGCCGCCCGTTGGCTCTGGCGGGAGATGAGCGACCGGCTCGAGGGGGAGGAGCGGCTGTGGTGGCTCTACCGCGAGGTCGAGCGGCCGTTGCAGGGCGTGCTGGCGGCCATGGAGCGCCGCGGCGTGAAGCTCGACGTCGACTACCTGCTGGCCCTTTCGCAGGAGCTCGCGGCCGAGCTCGAGCGCCTCGAGGCCGAGATCCACCGCCTCGCCGGCCACCCCTTCAACCTCAACTCGCGCGACCAGCTCGAGACCGTCCTCTACGACGAGCTCGGCCTGGCCGCCGGCCGCCGCACGGCCAAGACCGGCAAACGCTCCACCTCGGCGAGCGTCCTCGAGACCCTGCGCGGGGCGCACCCCATCGTCGAGAAGATCCTGCAGTACCGCGAGCTTGCCAAGCTCAAGGGCACCTACCTCGACCCGCTGCCCAAGTTGGTGCACCCGCGAACGGGCCGTTTGCACACCCGCTTCCACCAGACCGGCACGGCCACCGGGCGGCTCTCCAGCTCCGACCCCAATCTCCAGAACATCCCCATCCGTACCGAGATCGGGCGCCGGATCCGGAAGGGCTTCGTCGCCGGCGAAGGCTACCTGTTGGTCGTGGCCGACTACTCGCAGATCGAGCTGCGGGTGCTCGCCCACCTCTCGGGCGACGAGAATCTTATCCGCATCTTCCAGGAGGGGCGCGACATCCACACCCAGACGGCCGCCTGGATGTTCGGGGTCGAGGACGTGGAGGTGGACCCCTTCCGCCGCCGCGCCGCCAAGACGATCAACTTCGGCGTCCTCTACGGGATGAGCGCCCACCGCCTGAGCCGCGAGCTGGGCATCGACTACGGCGAGGCCCAGGCCTTCATCGACCGCTACTTCGACTCCTACCCGGGGGTGCGCGCCTTCATGGAGCGCGTCCTCGAAGAAGCCCGCGAGCGCGGCTACGTCGAGACCCTGTTCGGTCGCCGCCGCCACGTGCCCGAGCTGCTTTCCAAAGCCCGCAACGTGCGCGAGGCGGCCGAGCGGGTGGCCTTCAACATGCCGGTGCAGGGCACCGCCGCCGACCTGATCAAGCTGGCCATGGTCAAGCTGGCTCCGCGGCTCGAGCCCCTGGGGGCGGCGCTGCTGCTCCAGGTGCACGACGAGCTCGTCGTCGAAGCGCCCGAAGAGCGCGCCGCGGAGACCGCCCGCGTCGTCAAGGCGACGATGGAGGAGGCCTGGAGGCTGGACGTCCCCCTGGCCGTCGAAGTGGGCGTCGGTCGCGACTGGCTCGAGGCGAAGTGA
- a CDS encoding DUF2179 domain-containing protein has translation MELLLSALLVFALRLLDVPLSTVRMLYMVRGQRGVAAALAFFEALIWLVAITRVFAHLTSPVQYLGWALGFAVGTALGMGVEGWLAPGYVTLRIITRGSARTLVDRLRGAGYGVTEVEGRGLEGPVAVLYVVVQRRSVRPLLRLVEAHDPKAFITLEQTQRARGGHVRERPLWGGVRK, from the coding sequence ATGGAGCTGCTGCTCTCGGCGCTGCTGGTCTTCGCCCTAAGGCTGCTCGACGTGCCGCTCTCGACGGTGCGCATGCTCTACATGGTGCGCGGGCAACGGGGGGTGGCCGCGGCCCTGGCCTTCTTCGAGGCGCTGATCTGGCTGGTCGCGATCACCCGGGTCTTCGCCCACCTCACCTCGCCGGTGCAGTACCTGGGCTGGGCGCTCGGTTTCGCCGTCGGCACCGCGCTGGGCATGGGCGTCGAGGGCTGGCTGGCCCCGGGGTACGTTACCTTGCGCATCATCACCCGAGGCTCGGCGCGGACGCTCGTCGACCGTCTGCGGGGCGCCGGCTACGGGGTGACCGAGGTCGAGGGCCGCGGGCTCGAGGGTCCGGTCGCCGTGCTCTACGTGGTGGTGCAGCGGCGCAGCGTGCGCCCGCTGCTGCGGCTCGTCGAGGCCCACGACCCCAAGGCCTTCATCACCCTCGAGCAGACCCAGCGCGCCCGCGGCGGGCACGTCCGCGAGCGGCCGCTCTGGGGCGGGGTGCGCAAGTGA
- the aroE gene encoding shikimate dehydrogenase, with the protein MQLGLIGDPVHHSRSPAMMNAALAAAGLSGRYRLLPTPAEALAARLAEVRAEFAGVNVTVPHKRRVLPLLDELDPVAAAIGAVNTIVNREGRLVGHNTDADGFYWALERDGLCPGEALVLGAGGAARAVVHALVTRGWLVGVYNRTLARAQGLVEEVGGWLVVPQKLEKAVRRTPLLVNATSVGLDDPEASPLPPGVLPESGGVVDLVYRPLETRLLREARAAGLATQDGLAMLLGQGVRAFELWTGRPAPVAVMERALREEGR; encoded by the coding sequence GTGCAGCTCGGACTGATCGGCGACCCCGTCCACCATTCGAGGAGCCCCGCGATGATGAACGCCGCGCTGGCGGCCGCCGGGCTGTCCGGCCGTTACCGCCTCCTGCCCACGCCCGCGGAGGCCCTGGCCGCCCGGCTGGCCGAGGTGCGCGCCGAATTCGCGGGGGTGAACGTGACCGTGCCGCACAAGCGCCGGGTCCTCCCCCTTCTCGACGAGCTCGATCCCGTCGCGGCGGCGATCGGTGCGGTGAACACGATCGTCAACCGCGAAGGCCGGCTCGTGGGCCACAACACCGACGCCGACGGCTTTTACTGGGCCCTGGAGCGCGACGGGCTCTGCCCCGGAGAGGCGCTCGTGCTGGGCGCGGGCGGGGCGGCCCGCGCCGTCGTCCACGCCCTGGTGACGAGGGGCTGGCTCGTGGGGGTGTACAACCGCACCCTCGCGCGCGCCCAAGGCCTGGTCGAGGAGGTCGGCGGCTGGTTGGTAGTCCCGCAGAAGCTGGAAAAGGCGGTGCGCCGCACCCCGCTGCTCGTCAACGCCACCTCCGTCGGCCTCGATGATCCGGAAGCCTCGCCGCTGCCTCCGGGCGTCCTGCCCGAGTCGGGGGGCGTCGTCGACCTGGTCTACCGGCCGTTGGAAACCCGTTTGCTGCGGGAGGCGCGGGCGGCCGGGCTGGCCACCCAGGACGGGCTGGCGATGCTTCTGGGTCAGGGGGTGCGCGCCTTCGAGCTCTGGACCGGGCGGCCGGCCCCGGTCGCCGTCATGGAGCGGGCGCTGCGGGAGGAGGGACGGTGA